A region from the Streptomyces lydicus genome encodes:
- a CDS encoding 16S rRNA (uracil(1498)-N(3))-methyltransferase, with the protein MTAPVFLVDSLADVRAGGTLTLDGPEGRHAVSVRRLRAGEEVVLTDGHGTGAHGTVAAVEGKDRLTVAVAELRTEALPEPTITVVQALPKGDRGELAVETMTETGVDAIVPWAAARCVTQWKGERAAKSLGKWRATAREAGKQSRRLTFPEVADPLTTKQVATLLADADFAAVLHEEGSSPLATAELPAEGRIVLVVGPEGGVSPEELTLFAEAGAGPYRLGTTVLRTSTAGTAATALLLGRTGRWS; encoded by the coding sequence ATGACCGCTCCGGTGTTCCTCGTCGATTCGCTCGCGGACGTACGGGCCGGCGGCACGCTGACCCTGGACGGTCCCGAGGGCCGGCACGCGGTGTCGGTGCGCCGGCTGCGGGCCGGTGAGGAGGTCGTCCTGACGGACGGCCACGGCACCGGCGCGCACGGCACGGTCGCCGCCGTCGAGGGCAAGGACCGGCTCACCGTCGCGGTCGCCGAACTGCGCACCGAGGCGTTGCCGGAGCCCACCATCACCGTCGTCCAGGCGCTCCCCAAGGGCGACCGCGGCGAGCTGGCCGTCGAGACGATGACCGAGACCGGTGTGGACGCCATCGTGCCCTGGGCGGCGGCGCGTTGCGTCACCCAGTGGAAGGGCGAGCGGGCCGCCAAATCGCTGGGCAAATGGCGCGCCACGGCCCGTGAGGCGGGCAAGCAGTCACGTCGGCTGACCTTCCCCGAGGTCGCGGACCCGCTGACGACCAAGCAGGTGGCCACCCTGCTCGCCGACGCCGACTTCGCCGCCGTCCTCCACGAGGAGGGCAGCTCCCCGCTCGCCACCGCCGAACTCCCCGCCGAGGGCCGGATCGTGCTCGTCGTCGGGCCGGAGGGCGGCGTCTCCCCGGAGGAACTGACCCTCTTCGCCGAGGCGGGCGCCGGGCCCTACCGCCTGGGGACGACCGTGCTGCGCACCTCCACGGCGGGCACCGCGGCCACGGCGCTGCTGCTGGGGCGCACGGGGCGCTGGAGCTAG
- the dnaJ gene encoding molecular chaperone DnaJ, whose product MATDYYSVLGIGRDASQDQIKKAFRRLARELHPDVNPDPKTQERFKEINAAYEVLSDPQKKQVYDLGGDPLSQAGGGQGAGGFGAGFGNFSDIMDAFFGTASQRGPRSRTRRGQDAMIRLDIELNEAAFGTTKDIQVDTAVVCTTCSGEGAAPGTSAQTCDMCRGRGEVSQVTRSFLGQVMTSRPCPQCQGFGTVVPTPCHECAGDGRIRSRRTLTVKIPAGVDNGTRIQLAGEGEVGPGGGPAGDLYVEIHEVAHPVFQRRGDDLHCTVTIPMTAAALGTKCPLETLDGVEEIDVRPGTQSGQSIPLHQRGVTHLRGGGRGDLIVHVEVMTPSKLDADQEDLLRRLAKLRGEERPTGQFQPGQQGLFSRLKDAFNGR is encoded by the coding sequence GTGGCCACGGATTACTACTCGGTCCTCGGCATCGGCCGCGACGCCTCGCAGGACCAGATCAAGAAGGCCTTCCGCCGGCTGGCGCGCGAGCTGCACCCGGACGTGAACCCGGATCCGAAGACCCAGGAGCGGTTCAAGGAGATCAACGCCGCTTACGAGGTGCTGTCGGACCCGCAGAAGAAGCAGGTCTACGACCTCGGCGGGGACCCCCTCTCGCAGGCCGGCGGCGGCCAGGGCGCGGGCGGTTTCGGTGCCGGCTTCGGCAACTTCTCCGACATCATGGACGCCTTCTTCGGCACCGCGTCGCAGCGCGGACCGCGCTCGCGCACCCGCCGTGGCCAGGACGCCATGATCCGGCTCGACATCGAGCTGAACGAAGCAGCCTTCGGCACCACCAAGGACATCCAGGTCGACACCGCCGTCGTCTGTACGACCTGCAGCGGTGAGGGCGCGGCCCCCGGCACCTCGGCGCAGACCTGCGACATGTGCCGCGGCCGCGGTGAGGTCTCCCAGGTCACCCGGTCCTTCCTCGGCCAGGTCATGACGTCCAGGCCGTGCCCGCAGTGCCAGGGCTTCGGCACGGTCGTGCCGACACCGTGCCACGAGTGCGCCGGCGACGGCCGGATCCGCTCGCGCCGCACACTCACCGTCAAGATCCCGGCCGGTGTCGACAACGGCACCCGCATCCAGCTCGCGGGCGAGGGCGAGGTCGGTCCCGGCGGCGGCCCCGCCGGTGATCTCTACGTGGAGATCCACGAGGTCGCGCACCCGGTCTTCCAGCGCCGTGGCGACGACCTGCACTGTACGGTCACCATCCCGATGACGGCGGCGGCGCTGGGCACGAAGTGCCCGCTGGAGACGCTGGACGGGGTGGAGGAGATCGACGTCCGACCCGGTACCCAGTCCGGGCAGTCGATCCCGCTGCACCAGCGCGGTGTGACCCACCTGCGCGGCGGCGGCCGGGGCGACCTCATCGTCCACGTCGAGGTGATGACGCCGTCCAAGCTCGACGCCGACCAGGAGGACCTGCTGCGGCGGCTGGCCAAGCTGCGCGGGGAGGAGCGGCCCACGGGGCAGTTCCAGCCGGGGCAGCAGGGTCTCTTCTCGCGTCTGAAGGATGCGTTCAACGGGCGATAG
- a CDS encoding histidine triad nucleotide-binding protein, which yields MAGEPQADCLFCKIVAKEVPATIVRETDTTVAFRDINPQAPTHVLVIPKVHYPDAASLAAAKPQIIADILAESREVAAEDKVEDRGYRVVFNTGAGAGQTVFHAHLHVLGGRGLQWPPG from the coding sequence GTGGCGGGAGAACCGCAGGCCGACTGCCTGTTCTGCAAGATCGTGGCGAAGGAGGTTCCGGCGACGATCGTCCGGGAGACCGACACCACCGTCGCGTTCCGCGACATCAACCCCCAGGCGCCCACCCACGTCCTGGTGATCCCCAAGGTGCACTACCCGGACGCGGCGAGCCTGGCCGCCGCCAAACCGCAGATCATCGCCGACATACTGGCCGAGTCCCGCGAGGTCGCCGCCGAGGACAAGGTCGAGGACCGGGGCTACCGGGTCGTCTTCAACACCGGCGCCGGAGCGGGCCAGACCGTCTTCCACGCCCACCTGCACGTGCTCGGCGGCCGCGGCCTGCAGTGGCCCCCCGGATAA
- a CDS encoding ribonuclease Z: protein MSVRELVVLGTASQVPTRHRNHNGYLLRWDGQGLLFDPGEGTQRQMLRAGVAAHDLHRICVTHFHGDHSLGLAGVIQRINLDRVPHPVTAHYPASGEHFFDRLRYATAYRETVRLVQRPVAVDGELERSAAYVLEARKLSHPVESYGYRLIEPDARRMLPERLAAHGIAGPDVGRLRRLGELNGVTLDEVSERRPGQRFAFVMDTRLCDGVHALAEGADMLVIESTFLDEDVQLATDHGHLTAGQAARVAASAGVRHLVLTHFSQRYDDPAEFERQARAAGFTGELTIAKDLMRVPVPKRR, encoded by the coding sequence GTGTCCGTACGTGAATTGGTGGTCCTCGGGACCGCGAGCCAGGTCCCCACGCGGCACCGTAACCACAACGGCTATCTGCTGCGCTGGGACGGCCAGGGGCTGCTCTTCGACCCCGGCGAGGGAACGCAGCGGCAGATGCTGCGCGCCGGGGTCGCCGCCCACGACCTCCACCGGATCTGCGTCACGCACTTCCACGGCGACCACTCGCTCGGCCTGGCCGGGGTGATCCAGCGGATCAATCTCGACCGGGTGCCGCACCCGGTCACCGCCCACTACCCGGCGAGCGGCGAGCACTTCTTCGACCGGCTGCGCTATGCCACCGCGTACCGGGAGACGGTCCGGCTGGTCCAGCGGCCGGTGGCCGTGGACGGTGAGCTGGAGCGCTCGGCGGCGTACGTCCTGGAGGCGCGCAAGCTCTCGCACCCGGTCGAGTCGTACGGCTACCGGCTCATCGAACCGGACGCGCGCCGGATGCTGCCGGAGCGGCTGGCGGCGCACGGCATCGCCGGACCGGACGTCGGGCGCCTGCGGCGGCTCGGCGAGCTGAACGGCGTCACCCTCGACGAGGTGAGCGAGCGGCGCCCCGGCCAGCGCTTCGCGTTCGTCATGGACACCCGGCTGTGCGACGGCGTCCATGCGCTCGCCGAGGGGGCGGACATGCTGGTGATCGAGTCGACGTTCCTCGACGAGGACGTCCAGCTGGCCACCGACCACGGGCACCTGACCGCCGGGCAGGCGGCGCGGGTCGCGGCGTCGGCGGGGGTGCGGCACCTCGTGCTGACGCACTTCTCGCAGCGTTACGACGACCCCGCCGAGTTCGAGCGGCAGGCCCGCGCGGCGGGCTTCACGGGCGAGCTGACCATCGCCAAGGACCTGATGCGGGTGCCGGTGCCCAAGCGGCGCTGA
- a CDS encoding HAD family acid phosphatase: MPRPARFRPALTRRARLGAATVAALVTGTAVFGIGQATAEHSVPRTDKEIPNLTQVQDKIKAYYGDTVTADGEHHASPHSNYARQVRGIEAEARGYLSKALAQHGRTGKQGKQPKPAIVLDMDDTTLLTYNYELQVGFHYTEESQDTYLAHHDMAPVFGMNRLVNWAHAKGAEVFFLTGRKEAQRDWSVRNLKKVGYDVPLDAGHVYLKNKEHPPAYLPCGATCTTVEYKSGTRKHIESLGYHVVANFGDQYSDLNGGAGDRTFKLPNPMYFLP; the protein is encoded by the coding sequence ATGCCCCGCCCCGCCCGTTTCCGCCCCGCCCTCACCCGGAGAGCCCGGCTCGGCGCCGCGACGGTCGCCGCACTCGTCACCGGCACCGCGGTCTTCGGCATAGGCCAGGCCACCGCCGAGCACTCCGTGCCGCGCACCGACAAGGAGATCCCCAACCTCACGCAGGTGCAGGACAAGATCAAGGCGTACTACGGCGACACGGTGACGGCGGACGGCGAGCACCACGCCTCCCCGCACAGCAACTACGCCCGCCAGGTCCGCGGCATCGAGGCCGAGGCCCGCGGCTACCTGTCCAAGGCCCTTGCGCAGCACGGCCGGACGGGCAAGCAGGGCAAGCAGCCCAAGCCCGCCATCGTCCTCGACATGGACGACACCACTCTGCTCACCTACAACTACGAGCTGCAGGTCGGCTTCCACTACACCGAGGAGAGCCAGGACACGTACCTGGCCCACCACGACATGGCCCCGGTCTTCGGCATGAACCGGCTCGTCAACTGGGCGCACGCCAAGGGCGCCGAGGTGTTCTTCCTGACCGGCCGCAAGGAGGCGCAGCGCGACTGGAGCGTGCGCAACCTCAAGAAGGTCGGCTACGACGTGCCGCTGGACGCCGGGCACGTCTACCTGAAGAACAAGGAGCACCCGCCGGCCTACCTGCCCTGCGGCGCCACCTGCACGACCGTCGAGTACAAGTCGGGCACCCGCAAGCACATCGAGTCCCTGGGCTACCACGTCGTCGCCAACTTCGGTGACCAGTACAGCGATCTGAACGGCGGCGCCGGGGACCGGACGTTCAAGCTGCCGAACCCGATGTACTTCCTGCCGTAG
- a CDS encoding nitronate monooxygenase: MPTALTDLCRHPIVQAPMAGGGSGPELAAAVCGAGGLGFLAAGYKTADGMYQEIKQLRSLTDRPFGVNLFMPQPSLADGSVVEVYREQLAGEATWYETELGDTDGPIDDGYEAKLAILRDDPVPVVSFTFGCPSRAVLDSFAAVGTYTVVTVTTAAEAQAAQWSGADAVCVQGVEAGGHQGTHRDDPHADGTGSGLGLLALLGQVREAVQIPVIAAGGLMRGAQIAAVLAAGASMAQLGTAFLATPESGANPLHKQALTNPLFTHTELTRAFSGRPARGLVNRFLREHGPYAPAAYPAVHYLTSTVRKAAAKAGDAQGMNLWAGQGHRLARELPAARLVDVLAVELDAARAALSRPRSGGAA; encoded by the coding sequence ATGCCCACCGCACTGACCGATCTCTGCCGCCATCCGATCGTGCAGGCCCCGATGGCGGGAGGCGGCTCCGGACCCGAGCTGGCCGCCGCCGTCTGCGGCGCCGGCGGTCTCGGCTTCCTCGCCGCCGGCTACAAGACCGCCGACGGCATGTACCAGGAGATCAAACAGCTGCGGTCGCTGACCGACCGGCCCTTCGGCGTCAACCTCTTCATGCCGCAGCCCTCGCTGGCCGACGGCTCCGTCGTGGAGGTCTACCGCGAACAACTCGCGGGCGAGGCCACCTGGTACGAGACCGAGCTCGGTGACACCGACGGGCCCATCGACGACGGCTACGAGGCCAAGCTCGCGATCCTGCGGGACGACCCGGTGCCGGTGGTGTCCTTCACCTTCGGCTGCCCCTCGCGCGCCGTCCTCGACTCGTTCGCCGCGGTCGGCACGTACACGGTCGTCACGGTCACCACCGCCGCCGAGGCGCAGGCCGCCCAGTGGTCGGGTGCCGACGCGGTGTGTGTGCAGGGCGTGGAGGCCGGCGGCCACCAGGGCACTCACCGGGACGATCCGCATGCGGACGGGACCGGCTCCGGGCTGGGGCTGCTGGCGCTGCTCGGCCAGGTCAGGGAGGCCGTGCAGATCCCGGTGATCGCCGCGGGCGGGCTGATGCGCGGGGCGCAGATCGCGGCGGTGCTGGCCGCCGGGGCGAGCATGGCGCAGCTGGGCACCGCCTTCCTCGCCACCCCCGAATCGGGTGCCAACCCGCTGCACAAGCAGGCGCTGACCAACCCGCTGTTCACACACACGGAGCTGACCCGGGCGTTCTCCGGGCGGCCCGCCCGCGGGCTGGTCAACCGCTTCCTGCGTGAGCACGGCCCGTACGCCCCGGCCGCCTACCCCGCCGTCCACTACCTCACCTCCACGGTGCGCAAGGCCGCGGCCAAGGCGGGCGACGCGCAGGGCATGAACCTGTGGGCGGGGCAGGGGCACCGGCTGGCGCGGGAGCTGCCCGCCGCGCGGCTCGTGGACGTACTGGCGGTCGAACTGGACGCGGCGCGCGCCGCGTTGAGCCGCCCGCGCTCCGGCGGTGCCGCATGA